A single genomic interval of Musa acuminata AAA Group cultivar baxijiao chromosome BXJ3-4, Cavendish_Baxijiao_AAA, whole genome shotgun sequence harbors:
- the LOC135636737 gene encoding dehydration-responsive element-binding protein 1G-like, which yields MSAWLCPFFPNNKTHLFSRSTAHSGTKRHSRSMETFSGGEDGAASASGSRETWSYPTVSQAPPKRPAGRTKFRETRHPVYRGVRQRGAAGRWVCEVREPNKKSRIWVGTFPTADMAARAHDVAAMMLRGRSACLNFADSAWRLRVPPSFSGPRDIARAAAEAAEAFRPPSDSNGDAKEGKTSAAASSAAATTSTMSPEEDTGGGDAIDAMAYDDMDLGYGYYSGMAEGLLLVEPPPNGGCNWDDVDAGADVPLWSHSI from the coding sequence ATGTCCGCATGGCTCTGCCCCTTCTTCCCCAACAACAAGACACACCTCTTCAGTCGCTCCACCGCACACTCCGGAACAAAGCGTCATAGCCGAAGCATGGAGACCTTCTCTGGTGGCGAAGACGGCGCCGCGTCCGCCTCGGGATCACGGGAGACGTGGTCCTACCCAACGGTGTCGCAGGCGCCGCCGAAGCGGCCCGCGGGGCGGACCAAGTTCCGGGAGACGCGCCACCCGGTGTACAGGGGCGTCCGCCAGCGGGGCGCCGCCGGACGGTGGGTCTGCGAGGTCCGGGAGCCCAACAAGAAGTCCAGGATCTGGGTGGGCACGTTCCCCACCGCCGATATGGCGGCGCGGGCGCACGACGTCGCGGCGATGATGCTCCGGGGCCGCTCCGCCTGCCTCAACTTCGCTGACTCGGCGTGGCGGCTCCGCGTGCCGCCCTCGTTCTCCGGCCCCCGGGACATCGCACGGGCCGCAGCGGAGGCGGCGGAGGCGTTCCGGCCGCCGTCGGACTCCAACGGCGATGCAAAGGAGGGGAAGACCTCTGCAGCAGCATCATCGGCAGCGGCCACGACTTCAACGATGTCGCCGGAAGAGGATACCGGAGGAGGAGACGCAATCGATGCGATGGCTTACGACGACATGGATTTGGGCTACGGTTACTACTCCGGGATGGCGGAAGGGTTGCTGCTGGTGGAGCCGCCGCCCAACGGTGGGTGTAACTGGGACGACGTGGACGCAGGCGCTGACGTGCCACTCTGGAGCCACTCCATCTGA
- the LOC103983248 gene encoding L-idonate 5-dehydrogenase isoform X2, whose product MVICSVPRRYRSPPPCPPLKPFYIATTVSAAADRHSQRWGRAEKEAEMGRRWRRRTWPRGWCLSIPSRSNLSDSRLLVVHPADLCFKLPENVSLEEGAMCEPLSVGIHACRRANVGSETNVLIMGAGPIGLVTMLAARAFGAPRIIIVDVDGYRLSVAKSLGADDVVKVSTSNQDIDEDVVQIQKAMGSDIDVSFDCAGFSKTMSTALNATRAGGKVCLVGMGHNEMTVPLTPAAAREVDVVGIFRYKETWPLCIEFLRSGKIDVKPLITHRFGFSQEEVVEAFEVSARGGDAIKVMFNL is encoded by the exons ATGGTCATCTGTTCTGTTCCCCGTCGCTATCGGAGCCCTCCTCCTTGTCCTCCCTTGAAGCCCTTCTATATAGCAACCACCGTCAGTGCAGCAGCAGATCGGCATTCACAGAGATGGGGAAGGGCGGAGAAGGAAGCGGAGATGGGGCGAAGGTGGAGGAGGAGAACATGGCCGCGTGGTTGGTGTCTGTCAATACCCTCAAGATCCAACCTTTCCGACTCCCGTCTCTTG GTGGTACATCCTGCTGATTTGTGCTTTAAGCTTCCTGAGAATGTGAGCTTGGAGGAAGGGGCAATGTGTGAGCCCCTTAGTGTTGGGATCCATGCTTGCCGTCGTGCTAATGTAGGTTCAGAAACTAATGTGCTAATTATGGGTGCTGGGCCAATAGGGTTAGTCACAATGCTCGCAGCTCGTGCTTTTGGTGCTCCACGAATCATCATAGTGGATGTTGATGGTTATCGTCTATCTGTTGCAAAATCTCTTGGTGCAGATGACGTTGTAAAAGTTTCTACAAGCAATCAG GACATAGATGAGGATGTTGTTCAGATACAAAAGGCTATGGGCAGTGACATTGATGTGAGCTTTGACTGTGCTGGGTTTAGCAAAACAATGTCGACAGCCTTGAATGCCACCCGTGCTGGTGGTAAAGTTTGCCTTGTAGGCATGGGACATAATGAGATGACTGTCCCCCTTACTCCTGCCGCAGCAAG AGAGGTGGATGTCGTTGGCATTTTCCGCTACAAGGAAACTTGGCCACTATGCATCGAGTTCTTGAGGAGTGGAAAGATTGATGTCAAGCCTCTGATAACACATAGATTTGGATTCTctcaggaggaggtggtggaagcCTTTGAAGTCAGCGCTCGCGGTGGTGATGCCATAAAAGTGATGTTCAACCTCTAG
- the LOC135635216 gene encoding L-idonate 5-dehydrogenase-like isoform X3, with protein sequence MSITSRLLSANMSRTMRCAHFVVKEPMVIGHECAGVIEEVGCEVKSLVVGDRVALEPGISCGHCKYCKGGRYNLCRSMRFFGSPPVNGSLANQVIRLRVYSKYYISAKIRRSCNADSNLEVVHPANLCFRLPENVSLEEGAMCEPLSVGIHACRRAIVGPETNVLIMGAGPIGLVTMLAARAFGALRIIMVDVDSYRLSVAKSLGADDFVKVSTNSQDVDEEVIQIQQAMGNDIDVSFDCAGFSKTVSTALNATRAGGKVCLIGMGRNEMTVPLTPAAAREVDVIGIFRYKDTWPLCLEFLRTGKIDVKPLITHRFGFSQEELVEAFEVGARGGDAIKVMFNL encoded by the exons ATGTCCATCACCTCAAGGTTATTGAGTGCGAACATGTCACGA ACCATGAGGTGTGCCCATTTCGTTGTCAAAGAGCCCATGGTAATCGGGCATGAGTGTGCTGGTGTGATAGAAGAGGTGGGCTGCGAAGTGAAGTCCCTGGTTGTGGGTGATCGCGTGGCGTTGGAACCCGGAATCAGTTGCGGGCACTGCAAATACTGCAAGGGTGGCCGCTATAACCTTTGCCGCAGCATGAGGTTCTTCGGTTCACCCCCTGTCAATGGCTCCCTAGCTAATCAGGTGATCAGGCTTAGAGTTTACTCGAAATATTATATTTCTGCTAAAATAAGAAGAAGCTGCAATGCCGATTCGAATCTTgag GTGGTACATCCTGCTAATTTGTGTTTTAGGCTCCCCGAGAACGTGAGCTTGGAGGAAGGGGCAATGTGTGAGCCCCTTAGTGTTGGGATTCATGCTTGCCGTCGTGCTATTGTAGGTCCGGAGACTAATGTGCTAATTATGGGCGCTGGCCCGATAGGGCTGGTTACGATGCTTGCAGCTCGAGCTTTTGGTGCTCTACGGATCATCATGGTGGATGTTGATAGCTATCGCCTATCTGTGGCAAAATCTCTTGGTGCAGATGACTTTGTAAAAGTTTCTACAAACAGTCAG GACGTTGATGAAGAGGTTATTCAGATACAACAGGCTATGGGCAATGATATCGATGTGAGCTTTGACTGTGCTGGGTTTAGCAAAACAGTGTCAACTGCCTTGAATGCCACCCGTGCAGGTGGTAAAGTTTGCCTCATAGGTATGGGACGTAATGAGATGACTGTCCCCCTTACTCCTGCCGCAGCAAG AGAGGTGGATGTCATCGGCATTTTCCGCTACAAGGATACTTGGCCACTATGCCTTGAGTTTTTGAGGACTGGAAAGATCGATGTCAAGCCTCTGATAACACACAGATTTGGGTTCTCCCAGGAGGAGCTGGTGGAAGCCTTTGAAGTAGGCGCTCGCGGTGGTGATGCTATAAAAGTGATGTTCAACCTCTAG
- the LOC135635216 gene encoding L-idonate 5-dehydrogenase-like isoform X1, protein MAAWLVAVNTLKIQPFRLPPLGPHDVRVRMKTVGICGSDVHHLKTMRCAHFVVKEPMVIGHECAGVIEEVGCEVKSLVVGDRVALEPGISCGHCKYCKGGRYNLCRSMRFFGSPPVNGSLANQVIRLRVYSKYYISAKIRRSCNADSNLEVVHPANLCFRLPENVSLEEGAMCEPLSVGIHACRRAIVGPETNVLIMGAGPIGLVTMLAARAFGALRIIMVDVDSYRLSVAKSLGADDFVKVSTNSQDVDEEVIQIQQAMGNDIDVSFDCAGFSKTVSTALNATRAGGKVCLIGMGRNEMTVPLTPAAAREVDVIGIFRYKDTWPLCLEFLRTGKIDVKPLITHRFGFSQEELVEAFEVGARGGDAIKVMFNL, encoded by the exons ATGGCCGCTTGGTTGGTGGCTGTTAACACCCTCAAGATCCAACCTTTTCGACTCCCGCCTCTGG GGCCTCACGACGTTCGGGTGAGGATGAAGACTGTCGGCATCTGTGGCAGTGATGTCCATCACCTCAAG ACCATGAGGTGTGCCCATTTCGTTGTCAAAGAGCCCATGGTAATCGGGCATGAGTGTGCTGGTGTGATAGAAGAGGTGGGCTGCGAAGTGAAGTCCCTGGTTGTGGGTGATCGCGTGGCGTTGGAACCCGGAATCAGTTGCGGGCACTGCAAATACTGCAAGGGTGGCCGCTATAACCTTTGCCGCAGCATGAGGTTCTTCGGTTCACCCCCTGTCAATGGCTCCCTAGCTAATCAGGTGATCAGGCTTAGAGTTTACTCGAAATATTATATTTCTGCTAAAATAAGAAGAAGCTGCAATGCCGATTCGAATCTTgag GTGGTACATCCTGCTAATTTGTGTTTTAGGCTCCCCGAGAACGTGAGCTTGGAGGAAGGGGCAATGTGTGAGCCCCTTAGTGTTGGGATTCATGCTTGCCGTCGTGCTATTGTAGGTCCGGAGACTAATGTGCTAATTATGGGCGCTGGCCCGATAGGGCTGGTTACGATGCTTGCAGCTCGAGCTTTTGGTGCTCTACGGATCATCATGGTGGATGTTGATAGCTATCGCCTATCTGTGGCAAAATCTCTTGGTGCAGATGACTTTGTAAAAGTTTCTACAAACAGTCAG GACGTTGATGAAGAGGTTATTCAGATACAACAGGCTATGGGCAATGATATCGATGTGAGCTTTGACTGTGCTGGGTTTAGCAAAACAGTGTCAACTGCCTTGAATGCCACCCGTGCAGGTGGTAAAGTTTGCCTCATAGGTATGGGACGTAATGAGATGACTGTCCCCCTTACTCCTGCCGCAGCAAG AGAGGTGGATGTCATCGGCATTTTCCGCTACAAGGATACTTGGCCACTATGCCTTGAGTTTTTGAGGACTGGAAAGATCGATGTCAAGCCTCTGATAACACACAGATTTGGGTTCTCCCAGGAGGAGCTGGTGGAAGCCTTTGAAGTAGGCGCTCGCGGTGGTGATGCTATAAAAGTGATGTTCAACCTCTAG
- the LOC135636736 gene encoding flap endonuclease GEN-like 1 yields the protein MLQFCRGDIDPVQQVPSSHSRISKAYRLYPIKSPSYRGEPAQSSTGFKPFSSSSSSFAAVSSPEMGVGGNFWDLLKPYAHNEGVDFLRDKRVAVDLSFWLVQHEAAVRSRSPRARNPHLRTTFFRTVALFSKMGAYPVFVVDGAPSPLKAQARIERFFRMSGLDPTALPKPVEDEEGEASPVKQRNQAFTRCVRECMELLRLLGMPVLEARSEAEALCAQLNSEGHVDACITADSDAFLFGATCVIKRLRSNSKEPFECYNVSDIEAGLGLGRKQLIAIALLVGSDHNLHGVPGFGVDTAVRFVRLFNEDEILNRLLEIGKGDIDLVNGITKSPSSSVGSGNVRSPHCSNCGHPGSKSAHLKIACEYCVTNGSRNCLKKSSGFKCTCSSCAEERKFKVHQKHENWQIKMCKIISAEPKFPNNEIIALFLANNHGYYSEKDGPSLSWDKPKVEDLIDFLTYYQHWEPSYIRQRMIPMLSTVYLREMASTQNESSLLNDQYKFHSILRVKISHGHPYYLVKWKRAAINTVVHSVSTEQTEVDQTQLSGSIESTDPLDEPDVPTILVDNGCWFLLTDENINLVQAAFPKEVNNFMEEKGSEEFRSKQSKYMYKAGMSDKLAPSKSTGVQLSITEFYRSEKVLAQPALGDDSEKKSGKGKSPGDHRRKSDDVDKNLPKSVRRRLLFD from the exons ATGTTGCAGTTCTGCCGAGGAGATATTG ATCCTGTGCAGCAAGTGCCATCGAGCCATTCACGAATCTCAAAGGCTTACCGGCTATATCCGATCAAGTCGCCATCGTACCGGGGTGAACCGGCGCAGTCGTCAACCGGGTTTAAACcgttctcctcctcgtcctcttcgTTCGCCGCCGTCTCCTCGCCCGAGATGGGCGTCGGCGGTAACTTCTGGGACCTGTTGAAGCCCTACGCGCACAATGAAGGGGTCGACTTCCTCCGGGACAAGCGCGTCGCCGTCGACCTCTCCTTCTGGCTCGTCCAGCACGAGGCCGCCGTCCGAAGCAGGAGCCCCCGCGCTCGGAACCCTCACCTCCGCACCACCTTCTTCCGCACCGTCGCCCTCTTCTCCAAG ATGGGGGCGTATCCGGTGTTCGTGGTGGACGGAGCGCCGTCGCCGTTGAAGGCGCAGGCGAGGATCGAGCGCTTCTTTCGGATGTCGGGGTTGGACCCCACGGCGCTGCCGAAGCCCGTGGAGGACGAGGAGGGGGAGGCAAGTCCAGTGAAGCAGCGGAATCAGGCCTTCACCAGATGTGTGCGGGAGTGCATG GAGCTCCTCAGACTTCTAGGAATGCCTGTTTTAGAAGCTCGTTCAGAAGCTGAAGCTCTCTGTGCACAACTAAATAGTGAAGGTCATGTGGATGCTTGTATCACTGCTGACAGCGATGCCTTTCTTTTTGGAGCCACATGCGTCATAAAGAGACTAAGATCTAACTCTAAA GAACCATTCGAATGCTACAATGTATCAGATATTGAAGCAGGCCTGGGTTTGGGAAGAAAACAGCTGATAGCCATTGCTCTTTTGGTTGGCAGCGATCATAATTTACATGGGGTCCCTGGTTTTGGGGTTGATACTGCTGTTCGCTTCGTCCGGTTATTTAATGAGGATGAGATTTTGAATAG GTTATTGGAGATAGGCAAGGGGGACATAGACCTAGTAAATGGAATTACGAAGTCACCCAGTTCAAGTGTGGGTTCTGGAAATGTAAGATCCCCACACTGCTCAAACTGTGGTCATCCAGGCAGCAAAAGTGCTCACCTCAAAATTGCTTGTGAGTACTGTGTTACTAATGGTTCTCGGAACTGCTTGAAAAAGTCTTCTGGTTTCAAATGCACATGCTCCAGCTGTGCTGAG GAGCGCAAGTTCAAGGTGCATCAAAAACATGAAAATTGGCAAATCAAGATGTGCAAGATCATTTCTGCTGAGCCGAAGTTTCCGAACAATGAGATCATTGCATTATTTTTAGCTAACAACCATGGGTATTACAGCG AAAAGGATGGCCCATCGCTTAGCTGGGATAAGCCTAAAGTTGAGGATCTGATTGACTTCCTAACTTATTACCAGCACTGGGAGCCATCTTATATTCGGCAGAGGATGATTCCCATGTTGTCTACTGTGTACTTGAGAGAAATGGCCTCAACTCAGAATGAGAGCTCACTGCTAAATGACCAATATAAGTTTCACTCCATTCTGCGGGTGAAGATAAGTCATGGTCATCCTTACTACTTGGTCAAATGGAAGAGAGCTGCCATCAATACTGTCGTTCATAGTGTCTCCACTGAGCAAACTGAAGTCGACCAGACCCAATTATCGGGATCCATTGAGTCAACAGATCCATTAGATGAGCCAGATGTTCCAACAATTCTTGTGGATAATGGATGCTGGTTTCTCTTGACTGATGAAAACATAAATCTTGTACAAGCTGCATTTCCCAAAGAGGTCAACAACTTCATGGAAGAAAAG GGGTCAGAAGAATTTAGATCAAAACAGAGCAAATATATGTACAAAGCTGGTATGTCTGACAAATTGGCACCTTCTAAATCCACTGGCGTCCAACTTAGCATCACCGAGTTTTACCGTTCAGAAAAAGTATTGGCTCAACCTGCATTGGGTGATGACTCAGAGAAGAAATCAGGCAAAGGCAAGTCACCAGGAGATCATAGAAggaagtcagatgatgtggataAGAACTTACCCAAATCTGTTCGGAGACGCCTCTTATTCGACTAG
- the LOC103983248 gene encoding sorbitol dehydrogenase isoform X1, producing MGKGGEGSGDGAKVEEENMAAWLVSVNTLKIQPFRLPSLGPYDVRVRMKAVGICGSDVHYLKTLRCAHFVVKEPMVIGHECAGVIEEVGSEVESLVVGDRVALEPGISCWRCKYCKGGRYNLCPDMKFFATPPVHGSLANQVVHPADLCFKLPENVSLEEGAMCEPLSVGIHACRRANVGSETNVLIMGAGPIGLVTMLAARAFGAPRIIIVDVDGYRLSVAKSLGADDVVKVSTSNQDIDEDVVQIQKAMGSDIDVSFDCAGFSKTMSTALNATRAGGKVCLVGMGHNEMTVPLTPAAAREVDVVGIFRYKETWPLCIEFLRSGKIDVKPLITHRFGFSQEEVVEAFEVSARGGDAIKVMFNL from the exons ATGGGGAAGGGCGGAGAAGGAAGCGGAGATGGGGCGAAGGTGGAGGAGGAGAACATGGCCGCGTGGTTGGTGTCTGTCAATACCCTCAAGATCCAACCTTTCCGACTCCCGTCTCTTG GGCCTTACGACGTTCGGGTGAGGATGAAGGCTGTCGGCATATGTGGCAGTGATGTTCATTACCTCAAG ACCCTGAGGTGTGCCCATTTCGTTGTCAAAGAACCCATGGTAATCGGGCATGAGTGTGCTGGGGTAATAGAAGAGGTGGGCAGCGAAGTGGAGTCCCTGGTTGTGGGTGACCGCGTGGCGTTAGAACCTGGGATCAGCTGCTGGCGCTGCAAATACTGCAAGGGTGGCCGCTATAACCTTTGCCCTGACATGAAGTTCTTCGCTACACCCCCTGTTCATGGCTCCCTAGCTAATCAG GTGGTACATCCTGCTGATTTGTGCTTTAAGCTTCCTGAGAATGTGAGCTTGGAGGAAGGGGCAATGTGTGAGCCCCTTAGTGTTGGGATCCATGCTTGCCGTCGTGCTAATGTAGGTTCAGAAACTAATGTGCTAATTATGGGTGCTGGGCCAATAGGGTTAGTCACAATGCTCGCAGCTCGTGCTTTTGGTGCTCCACGAATCATCATAGTGGATGTTGATGGTTATCGTCTATCTGTTGCAAAATCTCTTGGTGCAGATGACGTTGTAAAAGTTTCTACAAGCAATCAG GACATAGATGAGGATGTTGTTCAGATACAAAAGGCTATGGGCAGTGACATTGATGTGAGCTTTGACTGTGCTGGGTTTAGCAAAACAATGTCGACAGCCTTGAATGCCACCCGTGCTGGTGGTAAAGTTTGCCTTGTAGGCATGGGACATAATGAGATGACTGTCCCCCTTACTCCTGCCGCAGCAAG AGAGGTGGATGTCGTTGGCATTTTCCGCTACAAGGAAACTTGGCCACTATGCATCGAGTTCTTGAGGAGTGGAAAGATTGATGTCAAGCCTCTGATAACACATAGATTTGGATTCTctcaggaggaggtggtggaagcCTTTGAAGTCAGCGCTCGCGGTGGTGATGCCATAAAAGTGATGTTCAACCTCTAG
- the LOC135635216 gene encoding L-idonate 5-dehydrogenase-like isoform X2, which translates to MAAWLVAVNTLKIQPFRLPPLGPHDVRVRMKTVGICGSDVHHLKTMRCAHFVVKEPMVIGHECAGVIEEVGCEVKSLVVGDRVALEPGISCGHCKYCKGGRYNLCRSMRFFGSPPVNGSLANQVVHPANLCFRLPENVSLEEGAMCEPLSVGIHACRRAIVGPETNVLIMGAGPIGLVTMLAARAFGALRIIMVDVDSYRLSVAKSLGADDFVKVSTNSQDVDEEVIQIQQAMGNDIDVSFDCAGFSKTVSTALNATRAGGKVCLIGMGRNEMTVPLTPAAAREVDVIGIFRYKDTWPLCLEFLRTGKIDVKPLITHRFGFSQEELVEAFEVGARGGDAIKVMFNL; encoded by the exons ATGGCCGCTTGGTTGGTGGCTGTTAACACCCTCAAGATCCAACCTTTTCGACTCCCGCCTCTGG GGCCTCACGACGTTCGGGTGAGGATGAAGACTGTCGGCATCTGTGGCAGTGATGTCCATCACCTCAAG ACCATGAGGTGTGCCCATTTCGTTGTCAAAGAGCCCATGGTAATCGGGCATGAGTGTGCTGGTGTGATAGAAGAGGTGGGCTGCGAAGTGAAGTCCCTGGTTGTGGGTGATCGCGTGGCGTTGGAACCCGGAATCAGTTGCGGGCACTGCAAATACTGCAAGGGTGGCCGCTATAACCTTTGCCGCAGCATGAGGTTCTTCGGTTCACCCCCTGTCAATGGCTCCCTAGCTAATCAG GTGGTACATCCTGCTAATTTGTGTTTTAGGCTCCCCGAGAACGTGAGCTTGGAGGAAGGGGCAATGTGTGAGCCCCTTAGTGTTGGGATTCATGCTTGCCGTCGTGCTATTGTAGGTCCGGAGACTAATGTGCTAATTATGGGCGCTGGCCCGATAGGGCTGGTTACGATGCTTGCAGCTCGAGCTTTTGGTGCTCTACGGATCATCATGGTGGATGTTGATAGCTATCGCCTATCTGTGGCAAAATCTCTTGGTGCAGATGACTTTGTAAAAGTTTCTACAAACAGTCAG GACGTTGATGAAGAGGTTATTCAGATACAACAGGCTATGGGCAATGATATCGATGTGAGCTTTGACTGTGCTGGGTTTAGCAAAACAGTGTCAACTGCCTTGAATGCCACCCGTGCAGGTGGTAAAGTTTGCCTCATAGGTATGGGACGTAATGAGATGACTGTCCCCCTTACTCCTGCCGCAGCAAG AGAGGTGGATGTCATCGGCATTTTCCGCTACAAGGATACTTGGCCACTATGCCTTGAGTTTTTGAGGACTGGAAAGATCGATGTCAAGCCTCTGATAACACACAGATTTGGGTTCTCCCAGGAGGAGCTGGTGGAAGCCTTTGAAGTAGGCGCTCGCGGTGGTGATGCTATAAAAGTGATGTTCAACCTCTAG